A genome region from Bradyrhizobium sp. WSM1417 includes the following:
- a CDS encoding alpha/beta fold hydrolase, whose amino-acid sequence MDVALDDVFIDEISFPATDGYALSGTLFLPRGTKRHAVLVNSATAVPRKIYRGFASYLAHRGCAVLTYDYRGIGDSRLPAMVGYNQPKSLVGFKASMSDWAALDVTAAVHWMRERYNTLPLTYVGHSFGGQALGLIANNTEISRAAFVASQAATWRLMTSPEKYRVFAFMNFVGVPLVHALGYAPGWAGIGEDLPKGVFLQWAEWVSSPRYLFDSKLPALENFARFKGELRTLCFSDDPWATRPAVELLASGFTAIKPEVLNVKPSDVGAKAIGHFGFFRPDHRDTLWRGVAEWIQGE is encoded by the coding sequence ATGGACGTGGCACTGGACGACGTTTTCATCGACGAGATCAGCTTCCCGGCGACCGACGGGTATGCGCTGAGCGGTACGCTATTCTTGCCGCGCGGCACCAAACGTCATGCCGTGTTGGTCAATTCGGCGACGGCCGTCCCGCGAAAAATCTATCGCGGCTTTGCCTCCTATCTCGCCCATCGCGGCTGCGCGGTCCTGACCTACGACTATCGCGGCATCGGCGACTCCCGGCTGCCGGCGATGGTCGGCTACAACCAGCCGAAATCGCTGGTCGGCTTCAAGGCCTCGATGTCGGACTGGGCCGCGCTCGACGTCACCGCCGCAGTGCACTGGATGCGCGAGCGCTACAATACCCTGCCCTTGACCTATGTCGGCCACTCCTTTGGCGGTCAGGCGCTCGGGCTGATCGCCAACAACACGGAGATTTCGCGCGCCGCGTTCGTGGCTTCGCAGGCGGCGACCTGGCGGCTGATGACGTCGCCGGAAAAATACCGTGTCTTCGCTTTCATGAATTTTGTCGGCGTGCCGCTCGTCCACGCGCTCGGTTACGCGCCGGGCTGGGCCGGCATCGGCGAGGATTTGCCCAAGGGCGTCTTCCTGCAATGGGCCGAGTGGGTCTCGAGCCCCCGTTATCTCTTCGATTCAAAGCTGCCGGCGCTGGAGAATTTCGCCAGGTTCAAGGGTGAGCTGCGCACACTCTGCTTCTCCGACGATCCCTGGGCGACGCGGCCCGCGGTCGAGCTGCTCGCGAGCGGATTTACCGCGATCAAGCCGGAGGTGCTCAACGTGAAGCCGTCCGACGTCGGCGCGAAGGCGATCGGCCATTTCGGCTTCTTCCGCCCCGACCACCGCGATACATTGTGGCGTGGCGTCGCGGAATGGATCCAGGGAGAGTAG
- a CDS encoding class II 3-deoxy-7-phosphoheptulonate synthase, which yields MSERWTPESWRSKPVLQVPDYPDAKALADVEAQLATFPPLVFAGEARNLKKALARVAAGEAFLLQGGDCAESFAEHGANNIRDFFRVLLQMAVVLTYAGAVPVVKVGRVAGQFAKPRSSPMEKIDGVELPSYRGDIVNDIAFTKQARIPDPQRQLMAYRQSAATLNLLRAFATGGYANLGSVHQWMLGFLKDSPQSRRYKELADRISDALNFMRACGLDLEAHPELRATDFYTSHEALLLGYEQAMTRVDSTTGDWYATSGHMIWIGDRTRQLDHGHIEYFRGIKNPIGLKCGPSLKPDELLKLIDVLNPDNEPGRLTLIGRFGSDKIGEHLPNMIRAVKREGKVVVWSCDPMHGNTITSTSGYKTRPFDRILSEVKSFFAIHAAEGTHAGGVHLEMTGQDVTECLGGARAITDEDLNDRYHTVCDPRLNAEQSIDMAFLVAELLKQERAGKVRPMPAAAGL from the coding sequence ATGTCCGAGCGGTGGACGCCCGAATCCTGGCGCAGCAAGCCGGTGCTACAGGTGCCCGATTATCCCGACGCCAAGGCCCTGGCCGACGTCGAGGCGCAGCTTGCGACCTTTCCGCCGCTGGTGTTCGCGGGCGAGGCGCGCAATCTGAAGAAGGCCTTAGCGCGGGTCGCGGCCGGAGAGGCCTTCCTGCTGCAGGGCGGTGACTGCGCCGAGAGCTTTGCCGAGCACGGCGCCAACAATATCCGCGACTTCTTTCGCGTGCTGCTCCAGATGGCGGTGGTGCTGACCTATGCCGGCGCCGTCCCGGTGGTGAAGGTCGGGCGCGTCGCCGGCCAGTTCGCAAAACCGCGGTCCTCGCCGATGGAGAAGATCGACGGTGTTGAGCTGCCGAGCTATCGCGGCGACATCGTCAACGACATCGCCTTCACCAAGCAAGCGCGAATCCCTGATCCGCAGCGCCAGCTGATGGCCTATCGCCAGTCCGCCGCGACCCTGAACCTGCTGCGTGCGTTCGCGACCGGCGGCTACGCCAATCTCGGCAGCGTGCATCAGTGGATGCTCGGCTTCCTGAAGGACAGCCCGCAGTCCCGTCGCTACAAGGAATTGGCCGACCGCATCTCGGACGCGCTCAACTTCATGCGCGCCTGCGGCCTCGATCTCGAGGCCCATCCCGAGCTGCGCGCCACCGATTTCTACACCAGCCACGAGGCGCTGCTGCTCGGCTACGAGCAGGCCATGACCCGCGTCGATTCCACCACCGGCGACTGGTACGCGACCTCGGGTCACATGATCTGGATCGGCGACCGCACCCGCCAGCTCGACCACGGCCATATCGAATATTTCCGGGGCATCAAGAATCCGATCGGGCTCAAATGCGGCCCGTCGCTCAAGCCCGACGAGCTGTTGAAGCTGATCGACGTGCTCAATCCCGATAACGAGCCGGGCCGGCTGACGCTGATCGGCCGCTTCGGCTCCGACAAGATCGGCGAGCACCTGCCGAACATGATCCGCGCCGTGAAGCGCGAGGGCAAAGTGGTGGTCTGGTCGTGCGATCCCATGCACGGCAACACCATCACCTCGACCTCGGGTTACAAGACGCGGCCCTTCGACCGCATCCTGTCCGAGGTGAAGTCGTTCTTCGCGATCCACGCCGCGGAAGGCACTCATGCCGGCGGCGTGCATCTGGAGATGACCGGCCAGGACGTCACCGAGTGCCTCGGCGGCGCTCGCGCGATCACCGACGAGGATCTCAACGACCGCTATCACACGGTCTGTGATCCCCGGCTCAACGCCGAGCAATCCATCGACATGGCTTTCCTGGTCGCAGAACTGCTCAAGCAGGAACGCGCCGGCAAGGTCAGGCCGATGCCGGCCGCAGCGGGGCTCTAA
- a CDS encoding diacylglycerol kinase, which yields MLRIWKATINSRNGLAFAFRSEQAVREEIVALLLSLPLAWFVGATAMRAVELVCAVAFVLVVELLNTSIEKLADRLTMDHDKQIGRVKDMGSAAVGVALLMAGAFWIIAIIERLGFV from the coding sequence TTGCTGCGGATCTGGAAGGCCACGATCAATTCCCGTAACGGTCTGGCCTTTGCGTTCCGCTCGGAGCAGGCCGTCCGCGAGGAAATTGTTGCGCTTCTCTTGTCGCTGCCGCTCGCGTGGTTTGTCGGCGCGACCGCGATGCGCGCGGTCGAGCTTGTCTGTGCGGTCGCGTTCGTGCTGGTGGTCGAGCTCCTCAATACTTCGATCGAGAAGCTTGCCGACCGGCTGACCATGGATCACGACAAGCAGATCGGACGGGTCAAGGACATGGGCTCGGCCGCGGTCGGTGTTGCGCTCCTGATGGCCGGCGCGTTCTGGATCATCGCCATCATCGAGCGATTGGGTTTCGTTTAG